One Notolabrus celidotus isolate fNotCel1 chromosome 16, fNotCel1.pri, whole genome shotgun sequence DNA window includes the following coding sequences:
- the ehmt2 gene encoding histone-lysine N-methyltransferase EHMT2 isoform X1 → MSASETTTKEPPEGKDSDAPAESEAGPSHVKEDNATIITAAVAKKTEPMGGMSSMLSSQQPGKDSSRAGEEGEKRSPASSPKKPAAGHAAKSLPSTSASSSSSSPSTSSTLSPGRAKMSVSGPGSSKSIPGPTPSSSSAVASSSPSVSPAPHKIHRARKTMNRPPLGQMSNFELTVAPSGSSASLSSDSDMAAKRRKLDRLSDGASEKSENVPDNAQTVEEKLVHKKSEPVTKATAEKSNSSGRKSEEEAAEKSQTPSPLKGASGKFRDGEAETRQQTKETEGSMDTSDHSSESGTQRALRHRNESEESSQEEKKNRTDVVETATAERSNDYTEVPLDALDIAAADSLTLSPHHEGSDAGDTERLEELPLCSCRMEAPRVDSTSQRVSRQCMAIESVNGELRACINRTIKGETMRPSSRVPLMVLCDVHRSHMVKHHCCPGCGYFCIAGTFLECCPDQRIAHRFHRGCVTVLGGGRSRGNGCGMIFCPHCGEDASEAQEVTIPSFSSATTSATTVVTMSASSTTTPSLPPSFPTAPSLTASTGGMKDGKMPERPVSARIRSHGLVKPAVEQQQQQPPQPVASATTAITAPPAEEGVDSVGPSLCMPNGKPISPGALPPGPSRTALQKAILTQDIERKKKLRFHPRQLYPAAKQGEVQRVLLMLMEGIDPTYQPDAQNRRSALHAAAQRGLLEICYILVQAGAQVDAQDKDQRTPLIDAIINNHIEVARYLIQTGACVYHVEDDGYTGLHHAAKLGNLEIVNMLLETGQVDVNAQDTGGWTPIIWAAEHKHVRVIKALLNRGADVTINDKELNVCLHWAAYAGNVDIAELVLNAGCSIASVNVHGDTPLHIAAREGYLECVTLFLSRGADIDIMNREGDTPLSLARADTPVWVALQINRKLRRGITNRMLRTERIICSDIAQGYENVPIPCVNAVDDEGCPSDYKYVSENCETSAMNIDRNITHLQHCSCTDDCSSSNCLCGQLSIRCWYDKDQRLLQEFNKIEPPLIFECNMACSCYRTCKNRVVQAGIKVRLQLYRTEKMGWGVRALQDIPQGSFICEYVGELISDAEADVREDDSYLFDLDNKDGEVYCIDARYYGNISRFINHLCDPNLIPVRVFMLHQDLRFPRIAFFSSRDILNGQELGFDYGDRFWDIKSKYFTCQCGSEKCKHSAEAIALEQSRLARMEACPDSGADCGMSMLGNS, encoded by the exons ATGTCGGCATCCGAGACAACGACAAAG GAGCCCCCTGAAGGAAAGGACTCAGATGCACCAGCAGAGTCAGAGGCTGGACCAAGTCATGTGAAAGAAG ATAATGCAACCATCATCACAGCTGCTGTTGCCAAAAAGACAGAGCCAATGGGTGGTATGTCATCCATGTTGTCATCTCAGCAGCCTGGGAAGGACTCCTCAAgagctggagaggagggagagaagagatcTCCTGCATCCTCTCCAAAGAAACCAGCTGCAG GACATGCTGCAAAATCTCTCCCATCAACATCGGcgtcttcatcctcctcttctccctccacCTCTTCAACGTTATCCCCAGGCAGAGCAAAGATGAGTGTTTCCGGACCTGGCAGCAGCAAATCCATCCCTGGACCtactccttcctcttcctctgctgtagcttcttcatctccctctgtgtcCCCCGCCCCACACAAGATCCATCGTGCCCGCAAGACTATGAACAGGCCTCCACTAGGGCAG ATGAGCAACTTTGAGTTGACTGTTGCACCTTCAGGATCCTCTGCCTCCCTTTCCTCAGACTCTGACATGG CTGCAAAGAGGAGAAAGCTGGACCGTTTATCTGACGGTGCTTCTGAGAAGTCTGAGAATGTTCCTGACAACGCTCAGACTGTG GAGGAAAAGTTAGTCCATAAAAAGTCAGAGCCTGTAACCAAAGCCACAGCGGAGAAAAGCAACAGCAGTGGGAGGAAGTCAGAGGAGGAAGCAGCTGAGAAAAGTCAGACTCCCAGCCCGTTGAAGGGAGCTTCAGGAAAG tTCAGAGATGGCGAGGCAGAAACAAGGCAGCAAACTAAGGAGACAGAGGGCTCAATGGACACATCAGATCAT agttcAGAGTCTGGGACGCAGAGAGCATTGCGGCACAGAAACGAGAGCGAGGAGTCTTcacaagaagagaagaaaaacaggacTGATGTGGTGGAGACAGCTACAG CTGAACGGTCAAATGATTACACAGAGGTTCCCCTGGATGCTCTGGACATCGCTGCTGCCGACAGTCTGACCCTCTCCCCTCATCATG AAGGAAGTGATGCAGGAGACACGGAGCGTCTGGAGGAGCTCCCTCTGTGCAGCTGCAGGATGGAGGCTCCTCGCGTGGACAGCACCAGTCAGCGCGTCAGCAGACAGTGTATGGCCATCGAGAGCGTCAACGGAGAG CTGAGGGCTTGTATCAACCGGACAATAAAAGGGGAGACGATGCGTCCATCCAGCCGGGTGCCCCTCATGGTTCTGTGTGACGTCCATCGCTCTCACATGGTCAAACATCACTGCTGCCCGGGCTGTGGATACTTCTGCATCGCA GGTACGTTTCTTGAGTGTTGCCCAGACCAGCGCATCGCCCACCGTTTCCACCGTGGTTGTGTGACGGTGCTGGGCGGAGGGCGCAGCAGAGGAAACGGATGCGGTATGATTTTCTGTCCACACTGCGGTGAAGATGCCTCGGAGGCCCAGGAGGTCACCATCCCCTCCTTCAGCTCAGCCACAACCTCCGCCACTACCGTCGTCACCATGTCggcctcctccaccaccaccccGTCTCTGCCGCCGTCCTTCCCCACCGCACCCTCCCTCACCGCCTCAACAGGAGGGATGAAGGACGGGAAGATGCCTGAAAGACCTGTGAG TGCCCGTATTCGTAGCCACGGTTTGGTCAAACCGGcggtggagcagcagcagcagcagccccctCAGCCTGTCGCTTCTGCAACAACTGCCATCACTGCACCTCCAGCAGAGGAGGGCGTGGACAGCGTGGGGCCGTCTCTCTGTATGCCAAATGGGAAACCCATCAGCCCCGGAGCACTCCCACCTGGGCCGAGCAGGACGGCGCTGCAAAAGGCAATTCTGACACAGGACATAGAGAG GAAAAAGAAACTGAGGTTCCACCCCCGCCAGCTGTACCCTGCTGCCAAACAAGGAGAGGTGCAGAGAGTTCTGCTCATGCTGA TGGAAGGCATAGATCCAACATACCAGCCTGACGCTCAGAACCGGCgctctgctcttcatgcagcGGCTCAGAGAGGTCTGCTGGAGATCTGCTACATACTGGTCCAG GCTGGGGCTCAGGTGGACGCCCAGGACAAGGACCAGAGGACCCCTCTGATAGACGCCATCATCAACAATCACATCGAGGTGGCTCGCTACCTAATCCAGACGGGCGCATGTGTCTATCATGTT GAGGACGACGGCTACACTGGCCTCCATCACGCAGCCAAGCTGGGAAACCTGGAGATTGTTAATATGCTTCTAGAAACGGGGCAGGTCGATGTAAACGCACAG GACACCGGTGGTTGGACGCCGATTATCTGGGCTGCAGAGCACAAACACGTGAGAGTGATCAAAGCGCTGCTGAACCGAGGCGCTGACGTCACGATTAACGACAAG GAGCTGAACGTGTGTCTTCACTGGGCCGCATATGCAGGAAACGTGGACATAGCGGAGCTGGTGTTGAACGCTGGCTGCTCCATCGCCTCAGTGAACGTGCACGGAGACACGCCGCTCCACATCGCTGCCAGAGAGGGGTACCTGGAATGTGTAAC gttgTTTCTGTCCAGAGGTGCAGACATCGACATCATGAACAGGGAAGGAGACACACCTCTCAGCCTCGCCCGGGCTGACACGCCAGTCTGGGTGGCACTCCAGATCAACCGGAAGCTGAGGAGAGGAATAACCAATCGCATGCTTCGGACTGAAAGAATCATCTGCAG TGACATCGCTCAGGGCTACGAGAACGTACCGATCCCCTGTGTGAACGCGGTGGATGATGAGGGCTGTCCTTCAGACTACAAATATGTGTCTGAGAACTGTGAAACTTCAGCCATGAATATAGACCGAAACATCACACACTTACAG CACTGCAGCTGCACCGATGACTGCTCGTCCAGTAACTGTCTCTGTGGACAGCTTAGTATTCGCTGCTGGTACGACAAG GACCAGCGGCTGCTTCAGGAGTTCAACAAAATTGAGCCTCCTCTTATATTTGAATGCAACATGGCGTGTTCTTGTTACAGAACATGCAAGAACAGGGTGGTTCAGGCGGGCATCAA GGTCCGTCTTCAGCTCTACAGGACGGAGAAGATGGGCTGGGGAGTTCGAGCTCTGCAGGATATCCCTCAGGGGAGCTTCATCTGCGA ATACGTCGGGGAGCTGATCTCTGACGCAGAGGCAGACGTCAGAGAAGACGACTCCTACCTGTTTGATCTGGACAATAAG GATGGGGAAGTGTATTGTATCGACGCCCGATATTATGGCAACATCAGCCGCTTCATCAACCACCTGTGTGACCCAAACCTCATCCCTGTGCGTGTGTTCATGCTGCATCAGGACCTGAGATTCCCTCGCATCGCCTTCTTCAGCTCTAGGGACATACTCAACGGGCAGGAGCTGGG ATTCGACTATGGGGATCGCTTTTGGGACATTAAGAGCAAGTACTTCACCTGTCAGTGTGGATCAGAGAAATGCAAGCACTCTGCAGAGGCCATTGCCTTGGAGCAGAGCAGACTGGCTCGAATGGAGGCCTGTCCGGATTCGGGAGCAGACTGCGGGATGAGCATGCTGGGAAACTCTTAA
- the ehmt2 gene encoding histone-lysine N-methyltransferase EHMT2 isoform X2: MGGMSSMLSSQQPGKDSSRAGEEGEKRSPASSPKKPAAGHAAKSLPSTSASSSSSSPSTSSTLSPGRAKMSVSGPGSSKSIPGPTPSSSSAVASSSPSVSPAPHKIHRARKTMNRPPLGQMSNFELTVAPSGSSASLSSDSDMAAKRRKLDRLSDGASEKSENVPDNAQTVEEKLVHKKSEPVTKATAEKSNSSGRKSEEEAAEKSQTPSPLKGASGKFRDGEAETRQQTKETEGSMDTSDHSSESGTQRALRHRNESEESSQEEKKNRTDVVETATAERSNDYTEVPLDALDIAAADSLTLSPHHEGSDAGDTERLEELPLCSCRMEAPRVDSTSQRVSRQCMAIESVNGELRACINRTIKGETMRPSSRVPLMVLCDVHRSHMVKHHCCPGCGYFCIAGTFLECCPDQRIAHRFHRGCVTVLGGGRSRGNGCGMIFCPHCGEDASEAQEVTIPSFSSATTSATTVVTMSASSTTTPSLPPSFPTAPSLTASTGGMKDGKMPERPVSARIRSHGLVKPAVEQQQQQPPQPVASATTAITAPPAEEGVDSVGPSLCMPNGKPISPGALPPGPSRTALQKAILTQDIERKKKLRFHPRQLYPAAKQGEVQRVLLMLMEGIDPTYQPDAQNRRSALHAAAQRGLLEICYILVQAGAQVDAQDKDQRTPLIDAIINNHIEVARYLIQTGACVYHVEDDGYTGLHHAAKLGNLEIVNMLLETGQVDVNAQDTGGWTPIIWAAEHKHVRVIKALLNRGADVTINDKELNVCLHWAAYAGNVDIAELVLNAGCSIASVNVHGDTPLHIAAREGYLECVTLFLSRGADIDIMNREGDTPLSLARADTPVWVALQINRKLRRGITNRMLRTERIICSDIAQGYENVPIPCVNAVDDEGCPSDYKYVSENCETSAMNIDRNITHLQHCSCTDDCSSSNCLCGQLSIRCWYDKDQRLLQEFNKIEPPLIFECNMACSCYRTCKNRVVQAGIKVRLQLYRTEKMGWGVRALQDIPQGSFICEYVGELISDAEADVREDDSYLFDLDNKDGEVYCIDARYYGNISRFINHLCDPNLIPVRVFMLHQDLRFPRIAFFSSRDILNGQELGFDYGDRFWDIKSKYFTCQCGSEKCKHSAEAIALEQSRLARMEACPDSGADCGMSMLGNS; the protein is encoded by the exons ATGGGTGGTATGTCATCCATGTTGTCATCTCAGCAGCCTGGGAAGGACTCCTCAAgagctggagaggagggagagaagagatcTCCTGCATCCTCTCCAAAGAAACCAGCTGCAG GACATGCTGCAAAATCTCTCCCATCAACATCGGcgtcttcatcctcctcttctccctccacCTCTTCAACGTTATCCCCAGGCAGAGCAAAGATGAGTGTTTCCGGACCTGGCAGCAGCAAATCCATCCCTGGACCtactccttcctcttcctctgctgtagcttcttcatctccctctgtgtcCCCCGCCCCACACAAGATCCATCGTGCCCGCAAGACTATGAACAGGCCTCCACTAGGGCAG ATGAGCAACTTTGAGTTGACTGTTGCACCTTCAGGATCCTCTGCCTCCCTTTCCTCAGACTCTGACATGG CTGCAAAGAGGAGAAAGCTGGACCGTTTATCTGACGGTGCTTCTGAGAAGTCTGAGAATGTTCCTGACAACGCTCAGACTGTG GAGGAAAAGTTAGTCCATAAAAAGTCAGAGCCTGTAACCAAAGCCACAGCGGAGAAAAGCAACAGCAGTGGGAGGAAGTCAGAGGAGGAAGCAGCTGAGAAAAGTCAGACTCCCAGCCCGTTGAAGGGAGCTTCAGGAAAG tTCAGAGATGGCGAGGCAGAAACAAGGCAGCAAACTAAGGAGACAGAGGGCTCAATGGACACATCAGATCAT agttcAGAGTCTGGGACGCAGAGAGCATTGCGGCACAGAAACGAGAGCGAGGAGTCTTcacaagaagagaagaaaaacaggacTGATGTGGTGGAGACAGCTACAG CTGAACGGTCAAATGATTACACAGAGGTTCCCCTGGATGCTCTGGACATCGCTGCTGCCGACAGTCTGACCCTCTCCCCTCATCATG AAGGAAGTGATGCAGGAGACACGGAGCGTCTGGAGGAGCTCCCTCTGTGCAGCTGCAGGATGGAGGCTCCTCGCGTGGACAGCACCAGTCAGCGCGTCAGCAGACAGTGTATGGCCATCGAGAGCGTCAACGGAGAG CTGAGGGCTTGTATCAACCGGACAATAAAAGGGGAGACGATGCGTCCATCCAGCCGGGTGCCCCTCATGGTTCTGTGTGACGTCCATCGCTCTCACATGGTCAAACATCACTGCTGCCCGGGCTGTGGATACTTCTGCATCGCA GGTACGTTTCTTGAGTGTTGCCCAGACCAGCGCATCGCCCACCGTTTCCACCGTGGTTGTGTGACGGTGCTGGGCGGAGGGCGCAGCAGAGGAAACGGATGCGGTATGATTTTCTGTCCACACTGCGGTGAAGATGCCTCGGAGGCCCAGGAGGTCACCATCCCCTCCTTCAGCTCAGCCACAACCTCCGCCACTACCGTCGTCACCATGTCggcctcctccaccaccaccccGTCTCTGCCGCCGTCCTTCCCCACCGCACCCTCCCTCACCGCCTCAACAGGAGGGATGAAGGACGGGAAGATGCCTGAAAGACCTGTGAG TGCCCGTATTCGTAGCCACGGTTTGGTCAAACCGGcggtggagcagcagcagcagcagccccctCAGCCTGTCGCTTCTGCAACAACTGCCATCACTGCACCTCCAGCAGAGGAGGGCGTGGACAGCGTGGGGCCGTCTCTCTGTATGCCAAATGGGAAACCCATCAGCCCCGGAGCACTCCCACCTGGGCCGAGCAGGACGGCGCTGCAAAAGGCAATTCTGACACAGGACATAGAGAG GAAAAAGAAACTGAGGTTCCACCCCCGCCAGCTGTACCCTGCTGCCAAACAAGGAGAGGTGCAGAGAGTTCTGCTCATGCTGA TGGAAGGCATAGATCCAACATACCAGCCTGACGCTCAGAACCGGCgctctgctcttcatgcagcGGCTCAGAGAGGTCTGCTGGAGATCTGCTACATACTGGTCCAG GCTGGGGCTCAGGTGGACGCCCAGGACAAGGACCAGAGGACCCCTCTGATAGACGCCATCATCAACAATCACATCGAGGTGGCTCGCTACCTAATCCAGACGGGCGCATGTGTCTATCATGTT GAGGACGACGGCTACACTGGCCTCCATCACGCAGCCAAGCTGGGAAACCTGGAGATTGTTAATATGCTTCTAGAAACGGGGCAGGTCGATGTAAACGCACAG GACACCGGTGGTTGGACGCCGATTATCTGGGCTGCAGAGCACAAACACGTGAGAGTGATCAAAGCGCTGCTGAACCGAGGCGCTGACGTCACGATTAACGACAAG GAGCTGAACGTGTGTCTTCACTGGGCCGCATATGCAGGAAACGTGGACATAGCGGAGCTGGTGTTGAACGCTGGCTGCTCCATCGCCTCAGTGAACGTGCACGGAGACACGCCGCTCCACATCGCTGCCAGAGAGGGGTACCTGGAATGTGTAAC gttgTTTCTGTCCAGAGGTGCAGACATCGACATCATGAACAGGGAAGGAGACACACCTCTCAGCCTCGCCCGGGCTGACACGCCAGTCTGGGTGGCACTCCAGATCAACCGGAAGCTGAGGAGAGGAATAACCAATCGCATGCTTCGGACTGAAAGAATCATCTGCAG TGACATCGCTCAGGGCTACGAGAACGTACCGATCCCCTGTGTGAACGCGGTGGATGATGAGGGCTGTCCTTCAGACTACAAATATGTGTCTGAGAACTGTGAAACTTCAGCCATGAATATAGACCGAAACATCACACACTTACAG CACTGCAGCTGCACCGATGACTGCTCGTCCAGTAACTGTCTCTGTGGACAGCTTAGTATTCGCTGCTGGTACGACAAG GACCAGCGGCTGCTTCAGGAGTTCAACAAAATTGAGCCTCCTCTTATATTTGAATGCAACATGGCGTGTTCTTGTTACAGAACATGCAAGAACAGGGTGGTTCAGGCGGGCATCAA GGTCCGTCTTCAGCTCTACAGGACGGAGAAGATGGGCTGGGGAGTTCGAGCTCTGCAGGATATCCCTCAGGGGAGCTTCATCTGCGA ATACGTCGGGGAGCTGATCTCTGACGCAGAGGCAGACGTCAGAGAAGACGACTCCTACCTGTTTGATCTGGACAATAAG GATGGGGAAGTGTATTGTATCGACGCCCGATATTATGGCAACATCAGCCGCTTCATCAACCACCTGTGTGACCCAAACCTCATCCCTGTGCGTGTGTTCATGCTGCATCAGGACCTGAGATTCCCTCGCATCGCCTTCTTCAGCTCTAGGGACATACTCAACGGGCAGGAGCTGGG ATTCGACTATGGGGATCGCTTTTGGGACATTAAGAGCAAGTACTTCACCTGTCAGTGTGGATCAGAGAAATGCAAGCACTCTGCAGAGGCCATTGCCTTGGAGCAGAGCAGACTGGCTCGAATGGAGGCCTGTCCGGATTCGGGAGCAGACTGCGGGATGAGCATGCTGGGAAACTCTTAA